In Clostridium sp. DL-VIII, the following proteins share a genomic window:
- a CDS encoding cellobiose phosphorylase, whose protein sequence is MANCKFINNKGTFKLKNPENNSYLYFPLANEAGVMSSITPTLNGDCKMGQNTFLLAPVSSEELHNNKSSRNFWIYVEGIGAWSATGVSAAQQAEAFSEDKEETELEAGIMWHKMTRKSKKYGIKSEIISFVPSNDEKIELMKVTITNTSDNSKKVTPTVAIPLYCRSADNIRDHRHVTSLLNRIETTEDGIIVNPTLTFDERGHKKNTVVYGVVAATGDREKPVSFCPIVEEYIGEGGSFEVPKSILLNEEFKVKADTKLEGYEAIGAIRFDEVKIEPNESKTYIVAIGFGDSKSDFNNIAERNLKEIAFDKLLEKTKAYWDKKINISYETEDKQFDNWMYWVNFQPMLRRIYGCSFLPHHDYGKGGRGWRDLWQDCLALLAMDPSGVRGMLLDNFGGVRFDGTNATIIGTKQGEFIADRNNITRVWMDHGAWPFLTTKLYIEQTGDIDFLLEKQSYFKDLQVGRGTEKDNLWDLSQGNRVRTENLEEHKGTILEHLLVQHLTAFYDVGEHNNLKLHGADWNDGLDMAEKHGESVAFSALYGGNLTDIAELLKYLRDVKKVKSIELAEELQLLLTGNNEVYDNVEEKQSILKNYCDKCKHNISGKVANIDCDELISNIEEKAKWLKEHIQRNEWISNKDGYSWYNGYYDNNARRVEGDGESGTRMMLTGQVFTIMSNTAAEEQVESIIKAADKYLYDKSVGGYRLNTNFNEVKTDLGRMFGFAYGHKENGAVFSHMDIMYANALYQRGFAFEGFKVIDTLYSHCNNFDVSRIYPGVPEYINEKGRGMYHYLTGSASWLILTVLTEMFGIKGEMGDLLFEPKILARQFNDESKASIKMNFAERRLKVEYINSYNKEYGEYKVSEVYIDGQEYKFYGQPVIKRKVITSMGEDIEHIIRVILK, encoded by the coding sequence ATGGCAAATTGTAAATTTATAAATAATAAAGGAACATTTAAGCTTAAAAATCCAGAAAATAATAGCTATTTGTATTTTCCACTTGCAAATGAGGCTGGAGTTATGTCTAGTATAACCCCAACTTTAAATGGAGATTGTAAGATGGGGCAGAACACATTTTTACTTGCACCAGTAAGTAGTGAAGAGCTTCATAATAATAAATCATCGAGAAATTTTTGGATATATGTTGAAGGTATAGGTGCATGGTCAGCTACAGGAGTTTCAGCAGCTCAGCAAGCAGAAGCTTTTAGTGAGGATAAAGAAGAAACAGAATTAGAAGCAGGAATTATGTGGCATAAGATGACTAGGAAGTCAAAGAAATATGGTATAAAAAGTGAAATAATATCTTTTGTACCTTCCAATGATGAGAAAATAGAATTAATGAAGGTAACAATTACTAATACAAGTGATAATTCTAAAAAGGTAACACCAACTGTAGCAATACCATTATATTGCCGTTCCGCAGATAATATTAGAGATCACAGACATGTGACATCTCTTTTAAATAGAATAGAAACCACAGAAGATGGAATTATAGTGAATCCAACATTGACATTTGATGAAAGAGGACATAAGAAAAATACTGTTGTTTATGGCGTTGTTGCAGCAACAGGTGATAGAGAAAAGCCAGTAAGTTTTTGTCCAATAGTAGAAGAATATATTGGAGAAGGCGGATCATTTGAAGTTCCAAAGAGTATTTTATTAAATGAGGAATTTAAAGTTAAGGCGGATACAAAATTAGAAGGTTATGAGGCAATTGGAGCTATTCGTTTTGATGAGGTAAAAATTGAGCCTAATGAATCTAAAACATATATTGTAGCAATAGGTTTTGGAGATTCAAAATCTGATTTTAATAATATTGCTGAAAGAAATTTGAAAGAAATAGCTTTTGATAAGCTTCTTGAAAAAACTAAAGCATATTGGGATAAAAAAATTAATATTTCATATGAAACAGAGGATAAGCAGTTTGATAATTGGATGTATTGGGTTAATTTCCAACCAATGCTTAGAAGGATTTATGGCTGTTCATTTTTACCACATCATGATTATGGTAAGGGCGGAAGAGGCTGGAGAGATTTATGGCAAGATTGCTTAGCTCTACTTGCAATGGATCCAAGCGGAGTACGTGGTATGCTTTTAGATAATTTTGGTGGAGTTCGTTTTGATGGAACTAATGCTACAATTATCGGAACTAAACAAGGTGAGTTTATTGCAGATAGAAATAATATAACACGTGTTTGGATGGATCATGGAGCATGGCCTTTCTTAACAACTAAGCTATATATTGAACAAACAGGAGACATAGATTTTCTTTTAGAAAAACAAAGCTATTTTAAAGATCTTCAAGTAGGAAGAGGCACAGAAAAAGATAATTTATGGGACTTAAGTCAAGGAAATAGAGTTCGTACAGAAAATTTAGAAGAACATAAAGGAACTATTTTAGAGCATCTTTTAGTACAACACTTAACAGCATTTTATGATGTTGGAGAGCATAATAATTTAAAATTACATGGTGCAGACTGGAATGATGGTCTTGATATGGCAGAAAAACACGGTGAAAGTGTTGCTTTTAGTGCTCTTTATGGAGGAAATCTTACAGATATTGCTGAGTTATTAAAGTACTTAAGAGATGTAAAGAAAGTAAAAAGTATAGAGTTAGCTGAAGAGTTACAATTGCTTTTAACTGGTAATAATGAAGTTTATGACAACGTAGAAGAAAAACAAAGTATATTAAAAAATTATTGTGATAAATGCAAGCATAATATTAGTGGAAAAGTAGCTAACATAGACTGTGATGAATTGATTAGTAACATTGAAGAAAAAGCAAAATGGCTTAAGGAACATATTCAAAGAAATGAATGGATAAGTAATAAGGATGGCTATAGTTGGTATAATGGCTACTATGATAATAATGCTAGAAGAGTCGAAGGAGATGGAGAATCAGGAACTCGTATGATGCTTACTGGACAAGTGTTTACAATTATGAGCAATACGGCAGCAGAGGAGCAAGTTGAAAGTATTATTAAAGCAGCTGATAAATATCTTTATGATAAATCTGTTGGTGGCTACAGATTAAATACCAACTTCAATGAAGTAAAAACTGATTTAGGAAGAATGTTTGGATTTGCGTATGGACATAAGGAAAATGGCGCTGTATTTAGCCACATGGACATTATGTATGCAAATGCACTCTATCAAAGGGGTTTTGCATTTGAAGGATTTAAGGTTATTGATACACTTTACAGTCATTGTAATAATTTTGATGTTAGCAGGATATATCCAGGTGTGCCTGAATATATAAATGAAAAAGGAAGAGGTATGTATCATTATTTAACTGGATCAGCAAGTTGGTTGATATTAACAGTATTAACTGAAATGTTTGGAATAAAAGGTGAAATGGGGGATTTATTATTTGAACCTAAGATTCTGGCAAGGCAATTTAATGATGAAAGTAAAGCTTCTATTAAAATGAATTTTGCTGAAAGACGACTTAAAGTTGAATATATAAATAGTTATAATAAAGAATATGGAGAGTATAAAGTGAGCGAAGTTTATATTGATGGACAAGAATATAAATTCTATGGACAACCTGTTATCAAAAGAAAAGTGATAACTTCAATGGGGGAAGATATTGAGCATATAATAAGAGTTATTCTTAAATAA
- a CDS encoding LysR family transcriptional regulator, which produces MNWQQLEYFKTIAETQNFTSAANLLSVTQPALSKAISKLEEELNVPLFEKNGRNIKLTRFGSMFLIHANAAINEISKGIQELQDAINPMVGTVSISSLYTIGTHFIPSIISNFLKESPNTKFEFGIQSTFNILKDLKDGKFDFGFYDEFEDIKGYEEIESVPIKNEELVVIVPKNHHLADKTEVLLKDLKEETFVFFSEGIKGKMCSIFESIGFIPKTSMEYNESSMVVTGFVSAGLGISIVPNTQNLITEEVSVLRIKEPHCYRTVHMGWLKNGYMTPSAKIFKDFVIESVSKIKI; this is translated from the coding sequence ATGAACTGGCAGCAACTAGAATATTTTAAAACTATAGCAGAAACACAGAATTTTACATCAGCAGCTAATTTACTTTCTGTAACTCAGCCAGCCTTGAGTAAAGCTATTTCAAAATTAGAAGAAGAGTTAAATGTACCATTATTTGAAAAAAATGGCCGCAATATAAAATTAACTCGTTTTGGCAGTATGTTTTTAATACATGCTAACGCTGCAATAAATGAGATTAGTAAAGGAATTCAGGAATTACAGGATGCAATTAATCCTATGGTAGGCACAGTTTCCATATCTTCACTGTATACTATTGGAACACATTTTATTCCTTCGATTATAAGTAATTTTTTGAAGGAAAGTCCAAATACAAAATTTGAATTTGGGATTCAATCAACTTTTAATATTTTAAAAGACCTTAAGGATGGTAAGTTTGATTTTGGTTTTTATGATGAATTTGAAGATATTAAAGGATATGAAGAAATAGAGTCAGTCCCTATAAAAAATGAGGAACTTGTTGTCATAGTACCTAAAAATCATCATCTTGCTGATAAAACAGAAGTACTACTAAAAGATTTGAAAGAAGAGACTTTTGTGTTTTTTTCAGAAGGAATCAAAGGGAAAATGTGTTCTATTTTTGAAAGTATTGGTTTCATCCCAAAAACATCCATGGAATATAATGAAAGCAGTATGGTGGTAACAGGGTTTGTTAGTGCAGGTCTTGGTATTTCTATAGTTCCTAACACCCAAAATTTAATAACTGAAGAAGTATCGGTATTAAGAATAAAAGAGCCACATTGCTATAGAACTGTGCATATGGGATGGTTAAAGAATGGATATATGACTCCTTCAGCTAAAATATTTAAAGATTTTGTTATAGAATCTGTTTCAAAAATTAAAATATGA
- a CDS encoding MIP/aquaporin family protein, which translates to MTIFFAELVGTLLLILLGDGVVANVVLKKSGGSGAGLIVIAIGWAFAVGIPALIFGNYSGAHFNPALTIALAVIGKVAWAQVPIYLAGQCIGAFLGAVLVFIVYNDQFKATEDKGSKLGVFCTGPQVKNTSINFITELVGTFVLVYAILGMGDQNLSNGMGTLFVAFLILAIGVSLGGPTGYAINPARDLMPRIAHAVLPIPDKGDSNWGYAWIPVVAPIVGAILAALFYVMLHGIL; encoded by the coding sequence ATGACAATTTTTTTTGCAGAACTAGTAGGAACTTTATTACTTATTTTATTAGGTGACGGTGTTGTAGCCAATGTCGTATTAAAAAAATCAGGTGGATCAGGAGCAGGATTAATAGTAATTGCAATAGGATGGGCTTTTGCGGTAGGAATTCCAGCATTGATTTTTGGAAATTATAGTGGGGCTCATTTTAATCCAGCATTAACAATTGCGTTAGCAGTAATAGGTAAAGTAGCGTGGGCTCAAGTTCCGATTTATTTAGCTGGACAATGTATTGGTGCATTTTTAGGAGCAGTTTTGGTATTTATTGTTTATAATGATCAATTTAAAGCTACTGAAGATAAAGGAAGCAAACTTGGTGTATTTTGTACAGGCCCTCAAGTAAAGAATACTTCAATTAATTTTATAACTGAGCTTGTAGGAACATTTGTACTAGTTTATGCAATTTTAGGAATGGGAGATCAAAATCTATCAAATGGAATGGGAACATTGTTTGTAGCATTTTTAATTTTGGCTATTGGTGTAAGTTTAGGAGGTCCAACAGGATATGCAATTAATCCAGCAAGAGATTTAATGCCAAGAATCGCACATGCAGTATTACCTATACCTGATAAGGGAGATTCTAATTGGGGATATGCATGGATTCCTGTTGTTGCCCCAATTGTAGGAGCAATTTTAGCTGCATTATTTTATGTAATGTTACATGGAATATTATAA
- the glpK gene encoding glycerol kinase GlpK, with translation MNKYIIALDQGTTSSRAIIFDQDQNIMGVSQKEFTQIYPKQGWVEHNPLEIWASQYGVLQEVMAKTSITQDEVAAIGITNQRETTIVWDKNTGEPVYNAIVWQCRRTAAIVEELKEDKEFAQYVKENTGLLLDAYFSGTKIKWILDNVDGARERAEKGELLFGTVDTWLVWKLTNGKVHVTDYTNASRTMLYNIKELRWDERILEKLNIPKSMLPEVKNSSEVYGHTNLGGTGGVRVPIAGMAGDQQCALFGQTCFEEGSVKNTYGTGCFLLMNTGENMIQSKNGLVTTIAIGIDNKVQYALEGSVFVGGAVIQWVRDELKLVNDAADTEYFASKVEDNGGVYIVPAFTGLGAPYWDMYARGAIFGLTRGANRNHIIRAALESIAYQSKDLIDAMQEDAGCKLTRLKVDGGASRNNLLMQFQSDITGAEVVRPIITETTALGAAYLAGLAVGFWKSKEEIAEKWAVSQAYTPNLSEDKKEKLYRGWKKAVKRAEGWEEE, from the coding sequence ATGAATAAATATATAATAGCGTTAGATCAAGGAACTACAAGCTCAAGAGCAATAATTTTTGACCAGGATCAAAACATAATGGGAGTGAGCCAAAAGGAGTTTACTCAAATTTATCCAAAACAAGGTTGGGTAGAGCATAATCCATTAGAAATATGGGCAAGCCAATATGGAGTTTTACAAGAAGTAATGGCAAAAACAAGTATTACTCAAGATGAAGTAGCAGCAATAGGAATTACAAATCAAAGAGAAACAACTATAGTATGGGATAAAAATACAGGGGAACCTGTTTACAATGCAATAGTATGGCAATGCAGAAGAACTGCAGCTATAGTGGAAGAGCTTAAAGAAGATAAAGAGTTCGCACAATATGTAAAGGAAAATACAGGATTATTACTAGATGCATATTTCTCAGGAACTAAGATAAAATGGATATTAGACAATGTGGATGGTGCGCGAGAAAGAGCTGAAAAAGGTGAATTGCTATTTGGTACAGTAGATACTTGGTTAGTTTGGAAGCTTACAAATGGTAAAGTTCATGTAACCGACTACACAAACGCTTCTAGAACAATGCTTTATAATATAAAAGAATTGAGATGGGATGAAAGAATTTTAGAAAAACTTAATATTCCAAAATCAATGTTGCCAGAAGTTAAGAATTCCTCAGAAGTTTATGGACATACAAACCTTGGTGGTACTGGAGGTGTAAGAGTTCCAATAGCTGGTATGGCAGGAGATCAACAATGCGCACTATTTGGCCAAACTTGTTTTGAAGAAGGTAGTGTTAAAAATACTTATGGTACAGGCTGCTTCTTACTTATGAATACAGGAGAAAATATGATTCAAAGTAAAAATGGTCTAGTAACTACTATTGCAATAGGAATAGATAATAAAGTTCAATATGCATTAGAAGGTTCAGTATTCGTTGGAGGAGCTGTTATTCAATGGGTTAGAGATGAGCTTAAGTTAGTTAATGATGCTGCTGATACAGAGTATTTTGCGAGTAAGGTAGAGGATAATGGTGGTGTATACATCGTTCCAGCATTTACTGGACTTGGTGCTCCATATTGGGATATGTATGCAAGAGGAGCCATCTTTGGATTGACTAGAGGTGCAAATAGAAATCATATAATTAGAGCAGCATTAGAGTCTATTGCATATCAATCAAAGGATCTTATAGATGCAATGCAGGAGGATGCAGGATGTAAGTTAACAAGGCTTAAAGTTGATGGTGGAGCTAGTAGAAATAACTTATTAATGCAGTTCCAATCAGATATTACAGGTGCAGAAGTTGTAAGACCTATAATAACTGAAACAACAGCACTTGGTGCAGCATATTTAGCAGGTCTTGCTGTAGGTTTTTGGAAATCAAAAGAGGAGATTGCTGAAAAATGGGCTGTAAGTCAGGCTTATACACCAAATCTATCAGAGGATAAGAAAGAAAAATTATATAGAGGATGGAAGAAAGCTGTTAAAAGAGCAGAGGGCTGGGAAGAAGAATAA
- a CDS encoding NAD(P)/FAD-dependent oxidoreductase, translating to MYDVAIIGAGVIGSSIFRELTKYNLKVVTLEKEKDVSMGTSKANSAIVHAGYDPKEGTLMAKYNVKGNEMFEDLCKELSVPFKRNGSLILAFDEEDMKTVNHLYENGTKIGVKGLKVLTKEEVLEMEPNLSEEVQGALYAPTGGIVGPFEYTIALAENAVQNGGELKLKKEVVSIEKGDTFRISTSDGEVIEAKFVINAAGLYADKIHNLICKESFKIIPRSGEYFVMDKSQGSVVSHTIFQCPSKLGKGVLVTPTVHGNLLVGPDARDIEDKEDLGTVSEGLDSIREASMHTTKKVNFRESIRNFAGLRANPDTGDFIVEENDEVKGFIDVAGMKSPGLSSAPAIALGVVDILEKAGCKLEKNENFKAKREQIHFMELSPEEKAKLIKENPQYGRIICRCETITEGEIVDAIKRSFGVLSLDGVKRRCRPGMGRCQGGFCGPRVQEIIAREYNVPLESVVLEKDNSYLLVGKSK from the coding sequence ATGTATGATGTAGCAATAATTGGAGCAGGAGTTATTGGAAGTTCCATATTTAGAGAACTAACAAAATATAACTTAAAGGTAGTCACTTTAGAAAAAGAAAAAGATGTATCGATGGGAACAAGTAAAGCAAACTCAGCAATAGTTCATGCTGGATATGATCCTAAAGAAGGTACATTAATGGCAAAGTACAATGTAAAAGGAAATGAAATGTTTGAAGACTTATGTAAAGAATTAAGTGTTCCTTTTAAAAGAAATGGATCATTAATTTTAGCATTTGACGAAGAGGATATGAAAACAGTAAATCACCTTTATGAGAATGGAACTAAAATTGGTGTAAAAGGATTAAAGGTTTTAACTAAGGAAGAGGTTTTAGAAATGGAACCGAATCTTAGTGAAGAGGTGCAAGGAGCTTTATATGCACCAACAGGAGGCATAGTCGGACCATTTGAATATACAATCGCATTAGCTGAAAACGCAGTTCAAAATGGTGGAGAGCTTAAACTTAAAAAAGAAGTAGTGTCTATAGAAAAAGGTGATACATTTAGGATTTCAACTAGTGATGGAGAAGTTATAGAAGCTAAATTTGTTATAAATGCTGCTGGGTTATATGCAGATAAAATTCACAATTTAATTTGTAAGGAAAGTTTCAAGATAATTCCAAGAAGTGGCGAATACTTTGTAATGGATAAAAGTCAAGGAAGCGTAGTAAGTCATACAATATTCCAATGCCCATCAAAGCTTGGAAAGGGAGTTTTAGTAACTCCAACTGTTCATGGAAATTTACTTGTTGGTCCTGATGCAAGAGATATAGAAGATAAAGAAGACCTAGGTACCGTTTCAGAAGGGTTAGATTCTATAAGAGAAGCATCAATGCATACAACTAAAAAGGTTAATTTTAGAGAGAGCATAAGAAATTTTGCAGGTCTAAGGGCTAATCCAGATACAGGAGATTTTATAGTAGAAGAAAATGACGAAGTTAAAGGATTTATTGATGTAGCAGGAATGAAATCACCAGGTTTATCTTCTGCACCAGCTATAGCTTTAGGTGTGGTAGATATATTAGAAAAGGCAGGATGTAAGTTAGAAAAGAATGAGAATTTTAAAGCTAAGAGAGAGCAAATTCACTTCATGGAGTTATCACCAGAAGAAAAAGCTAAACTTATAAAGGAAAATCCACAGTATGGAAGAATTATTTGTAGATGTGAGACTATAACAGAGGGTGAAATCGTTGATGCAATAAAGAGAAGCTTTGGAGTACTTTCTTTAGACGGAGTAAAGAGAAGATGCAGACCAGGAATGGGAAGATGCCAGGGTGGTTTCTGCGGACCAAGAGTTCAAGAAATAATTGCAAGAGAATATAATGTACCACTAGAAAGTGTTGTTTTAGAAAAAGATAATTCTTATTTATTAGTAGGAAAATCTAAGTAG
- a CDS encoding FAD-dependent oxidoreductase, protein MSYELIVVGGGPAGLAAAYEAYNNGIKKILILERDNELGGILNQCIHNGFGLHTFKEELTGPEYASRFIDMVKDTDIEVKLNTMVLEITKDKKVYAINSEEGYMELQAEAVILSMGCRERTRGAINIPGDRPAGVYSAGAAQRYINVEGYMPGKEVLILGSGDIGLIMARRMTLEGAKVKAVVELCPYSNGLNRNIVQCLNDYDIPLYLSHTVVDIVGKERLEKVIIAEVDENRRPIKGTEKEFDVDTLLLSVGLIPENDISFNAGIEGDRRTNGLMVSESMETSADGIFACGNVVHVHDLVDFVTEESKRTGISAARYIKNELKKDKYVNIINGTNVNYTVPQRLDIDDVQDKLTIFMRVNNIYHNKALVVRSGEEVIAKFKRAHLAPSEMEKVVLSKVLLDKIKGDITISLEDGE, encoded by the coding sequence ATGAGTTATGAATTAATAGTAGTAGGTGGAGGACCAGCAGGCCTTGCAGCAGCATATGAGGCATATAACAATGGAATAAAAAAGATATTAATTTTAGAAAGAGATAACGAATTAGGTGGAATCTTGAATCAATGTATCCATAATGGATTTGGACTTCATACATTTAAAGAAGAACTTACAGGACCTGAATATGCAAGCAGATTTATTGATATGGTTAAGGATACAGATATTGAGGTTAAGCTTAATACAATGGTATTAGAAATAACAAAAGATAAAAAGGTGTATGCTATAAACTCAGAAGAAGGATATATGGAACTTCAAGCAGAGGCTGTAATTCTTTCAATGGGCTGTAGGGAAAGAACAAGAGGAGCTATTAATATCCCAGGGGATAGACCAGCAGGTGTATATAGTGCAGGTGCAGCTCAAAGATACATTAATGTAGAAGGATATATGCCAGGTAAGGAAGTTCTTATCTTAGGGTCAGGAGATATAGGCCTTATAATGGCAAGAAGAATGACACTTGAAGGTGCAAAAGTTAAAGCAGTTGTTGAATTATGTCCTTATTCTAATGGATTAAATAGAAATATAGTTCAATGCTTAAATGACTATGATATTCCATTATATTTATCTCATACAGTAGTAGATATTGTTGGAAAAGAAAGACTTGAAAAAGTTATAATAGCTGAAGTAGATGAAAATAGAAGACCAATTAAAGGAACTGAAAAGGAATTTGATGTAGATACTTTATTGTTATCAGTTGGATTAATTCCTGAAAATGATATATCATTTAATGCAGGAATTGAAGGTGATAGGAGAACAAATGGTTTAATGGTCAGCGAAAGTATGGAAACTTCTGCAGATGGAATATTTGCATGTGGAAATGTAGTACATGTTCATGACTTAGTAGACTTTGTAACAGAAGAATCAAAGCGTACTGGTATTTCAGCAGCAAGATATATTAAGAATGAACTTAAGAAAGATAAATATGTTAATATAATAAATGGTACAAATGTTAATTACACAGTACCACAAAGACTTGATATAGATGATGTTCAGGATAAATTAACTATCTTTATGAGAGTAAATAATATATATCACAATAAAGCATTAGTAGTTAGAAGTGGTGAGGAAGTTATAGCTAAATTTAAGAGAGCTCATTTAGCACCATCAGAAATGGAAAAAGTAGTTTTAAGTAAGGTACTGCTAGATAAGATTAAAGGTGATATTACAATATCATTAGAGGACGGTGAATAA
- the sdaAB gene encoding L-serine ammonia-lyase, iron-sulfur-dependent subunit beta produces MKGIGVFDIIGPIMIGPSSSHTAGAARLGKVARSIADGEIAEVTFLLHGSFAQTYKGHGTDRALVAGILGMEPSDERLRNSMELAKEKGIEFLFKEADLGDVHPNTVKFIMRTKDDRHCEVMGSSIGGGSIRIIEVNGNEVDFSGMYETLIIDHKDVPGVISSVTGILYSENINVAFMRVFRNHKGKEATMIFEMDNKVNNELMQKIKNIELVYNAISISPARNS; encoded by the coding sequence ATGAAAGGTATAGGAGTTTTTGATATTATAGGGCCTATTATGATAGGTCCATCAAGTTCGCATACAGCAGGCGCAGCAAGACTTGGAAAAGTTGCGAGGAGTATAGCTGATGGAGAGATAGCAGAAGTGACTTTCCTCTTACATGGATCTTTTGCTCAAACCTATAAAGGTCATGGAACTGATAGAGCATTAGTTGCAGGTATATTAGGCATGGAACCAAGTGATGAAAGACTTAGAAATTCAATGGAGCTTGCAAAAGAAAAAGGTATTGAGTTTTTATTTAAAGAAGCTGATTTAGGAGATGTCCATCCTAATACAGTAAAATTTATTATGAGGACAAAGGATGATAGGCATTGTGAAGTTATGGGATCATCTATTGGCGGGGGAAGTATTCGAATTATAGAGGTAAATGGTAATGAAGTTGATTTCTCTGGAATGTATGAAACTTTAATAATAGATCATAAAGATGTTCCAGGAGTTATTAGCAGTGTAACAGGTATTCTCTATAGTGAAAATATAAATGTAGCATTTATGAGAGTTTTTAGAAATCATAAAGGTAAAGAAGCTACAATGATTTTTGAAATGGATAATAAGGTAAACAATGAATTAATGCAAAAAATTAAAAATATAGAATTGGTTTATAATGCAATTTCAATAAGTCCAGCGAGAAATAGTTAA
- a CDS encoding DUF1667 domain-containing protein, whose amino-acid sequence MERELICISCPKGCHLKVDEESLTVTGNSCPKGAEYGVNEVTNPVRIVTSTVKVTGGEAPVVPVKTEKAIPKGLIMECMEEIDKVTIKAPVKIGDIIIKNILETGVNIIATKNVVL is encoded by the coding sequence ATGGAAAGAGAATTAATATGTATAAGTTGTCCTAAGGGATGTCATTTAAAAGTTGATGAAGAAAGTTTAACTGTTACTGGTAATAGCTGTCCTAAGGGAGCTGAATATGGAGTAAATGAAGTTACAAATCCTGTTAGAATAGTAACTTCAACAGTTAAGGTTACTGGCGGAGAAGCACCAGTAGTTCCAGTGAAAACCGAAAAGGCAATACCAAAAGGTCTTATTATGGAATGCATGGAGGAAATCGACAAAGTCACAATAAAAGCTCCTGTTAAAATAGGTGATATTATAATTAAAAATATATTAGAAACTGGTGTAAATATTATTGCAACAAAAAACGTAGTTTTATAA
- a CDS encoding glycerol-3-phosphate responsive antiterminator, whose product MNIKELLEENPVIAAVKNEEQLGLAVDSDAQIIFVLFGDVMNIKEISEIITSKNKIGIIHIDLVEGFTNKEVVIRYIKERTKFSGIISTKPQVVKLAKKYDLLGVQRVFIFDTLSLSTVKNHMISECDAIEVLPGIIPKVLGIISEHSNKPVVAGGLIETKEEVIQALNSGATCVSTTKKEIWNM is encoded by the coding sequence ATGAATATTAAAGAATTGTTAGAGGAAAATCCAGTTATAGCAGCAGTAAAAAACGAAGAACAATTAGGATTAGCAGTAGATTCAGATGCTCAAATTATATTTGTTTTGTTTGGAGATGTGATGAATATTAAAGAAATAAGTGAAATTATTACATCTAAAAACAAGATAGGAATAATTCATATAGATTTAGTTGAAGGATTTACAAATAAGGAAGTGGTTATAAGATATATCAAAGAAAGAACAAAATTTAGTGGAATAATCAGCACAAAACCACAGGTTGTAAAACTCGCTAAAAAATATGATTTATTAGGAGTTCAGAGAGTTTTTATTTTCGATACTCTATCATTGAGCACTGTTAAAAATCACATGATTTCTGAATGTGATGCAATAGAAGTATTACCAGGAATAATTCCTAAGGTACTTGGAATTATATCAGAACACTCTAATAAGCCAGTTGTTGCTGGCGGACTAATTGAAACCAAAGAAGAGGTAATACAGGCATTAAATTCAGGAGCAACATGCGTATCTACAACCAAAAAAGAAATTTGGAACATGTAG
- a CDS encoding nitroreductase: MNEVIQNILTRRSIRTYKEDQISDADLNTVLEAAQFAPTAMSKQGWHFTAVQNKEKIEKLISAIKEAMLKSSIEQYRKMGENPNFNPFYNAPTIVITAYDETLPTKESDCATALQNMLLAAHSLNIGSCWIHILALTGEDPKVKSILTELGVPEDYAVFGTAVLGYNSKEEPKAAPRKEGTVNIVK; the protein is encoded by the coding sequence ATGAATGAAGTAATACAAAATATCTTAACAAGAAGAAGTATAAGAACTTATAAAGAAGATCAAATTTCTGATGCAGACTTAAATACAGTTTTAGAGGCTGCCCAATTTGCACCAACAGCTATGAGTAAACAAGGCTGGCATTTCACAGCAGTTCAAAATAAAGAAAAAATTGAAAAGTTAATTTCTGCAATCAAAGAAGCTATGTTAAAGTCATCTATAGAACAATATAGAAAAATGGGTGAAAATCCTAATTTTAATCCATTTTATAATGCACCTACAATAGTAATTACAGCTTATGATGAAACTTTACCTACAAAGGAATCTGATTGTGCTACTGCACTTCAAAACATGCTTTTAGCAGCTCATTCACTTAATATTGGATCATGCTGGATTCATATATTAGCTCTTACAGGAGAAGATCCTAAAGTTAAAAGCATACTTACAGAGCTAGGTGTTCCTGAAGATTATGCAGTGTTTGGTACTGCAGTTTTGGGCTATAACAGTAAAGAAGAACCTAAAGCAGCACCTAGAAAAGAAGGAACTGTTAATATAGTAAAATAA